Proteins encoded within one genomic window of Bemisia tabaci chromosome 2, PGI_BMITA_v3:
- the LOC140224107 gene encoding larval cuticle protein A2B-like, translated as MSLQIAVLLALFGVALSSPIAQYGHGYVAPVAAYHGHEEHYPDAHPAYKFHYNVHDPHTGDVKSQEESRDGDVVHGSYSLVEPDGGKRTVEYTASHAHGFNAVVHKEPGHHAVPAYHAPAPAYHAPAYHG; from the coding sequence ATTGCAGTACTGCTGGCCCTCTTCGGCGTGGCCCTCTCATCGCCGATCGCCCAATACGGCCACGGCTACGTCGCCCCGGTGGCCGCCTACCACGGCCACGAGGAACACTACCCGGACGCCCACCCCGCCTACAAGTTCCACTACAACGTCCACGACCCCCACACCGGTGACGTCAAGAGCCAGGAGGAGTCCAGGGACGGCGACGTAGTCCACGGATCCTACTCCCTCGTCGAGCCCGACGGTGGCAAGAGGACCGTTGAGTACACCGCCTCCCACGCCCACGGATTCAACGCCGTAGTCCACAAGGAGCCCGGACACCACGCCGTCCCCGCCTACCACGCACCCGCACCCGCCTACCACGCCCCCGCCTACCATGGTTAA